Below is a genomic region from Persicimonas caeni.
TCAGGCACGGCCGAGTTCCGCCATCGGTGGCAGCTAGCGTCTTCGACTTGCCTAAACGTGCGGCGCGTGCCGAGGCCCTCGGCGGTCATGCGCACGATGGGATCGTCGTACACATCGGGCGTGCTCTCCGACCAGTCTCTTCCGATGCGCGTGCGCTGGGTCGCGTCGGTCCCGTACGCTTCGAGCAGCGTGGTCTCTATGCTGGGGGAGAGTGTCTCGGGTTGTTCGTCGGCGAGTTGTGGACTGAAGCTGTGGACTATCAGCAGAGAATAGTCGGTGTGGAGGAGTCGGCCCAACTGTTGATGCAGGTGTTCGAGCGCAACATCGACTCGAGTATGACCAATTTCGCTCAACTCGCCGCGTAATTTCAGCAAGCCGAGCAGCGTCGAGCGATCGAGTTGATCCGTCATGTGGTAGATTACTCACACAGCCAAAATCGAATATCAGTCGAGGTATACTACCAGCAACATCGCCGGTGGTGGCAAGTCGAAAACCACCATCGCAACGTGTCGTCACGCCCCCAAACGACCCTCGAGTTGCTGTGGGTTGACAGTAAATCGGCAGAGCGTCTAATCTCCCGTCCTCGTAAGGGACGCAAAAGAAAAGCGCTTTTTCTAAGCACGTCTAAGGGGATAGCCCCCATTTGCACATAGAATCAGGAGTTTTTGATGGCCGACGAGAATGAAAAGGGCTCGCCGTCTGCCGACGAGATCGTCGATAGCATGGCGGCCGACATGGGCGTGGAGGACGAGAAGGTGCCCGAGGATTCCGGCGATAGCGCCATGGACGGGCTCGGCGGCATCTTCGACGTGCCGTCGTCCTCGAAGCGCAAGAAAAAGAAGAAGAAAAAGTCGGCCAGCGACGACAAGCCCTCCAAAAAGGAGCGGCTCAAAAAGAAACTCGCCGAAGAGAAGGCCAAAGCGGCCGAGGGCGACGAGGCTGACGACGCCGACGATGCTGTCGAGGCCAAGTCCGAGAAGAAGGCTTCCAAGAAGAAAAAGTCGTCGGCCACCGACGAGCTCGGCGGGGTCTTCAACCCCGGCGGTTCGGGAGGCGGCAGCGACATCGACGACATCGACGTCGGCGGCGACTACCTGGGTGAAGAAGACCTGGGCGGCTACAAGAAAGGGTCGAGCACCACGACCATCATCTTGAGCCTGGTCATCGTCGTGCTCGTGGGCGCGCTCGGCTTCGTCGTGGTCAGTTTCACCGACATCGGCGGCGACGTCGCCGCTCTGTTCCGCGGTGAGCTCAAAGAGCGGCGCATGGCCGAGGCTCAGAAGAAGAAAGAAGAGTGGGAAGCCGCCCAGCGCGCCAAGCTCGAGAAGTACGGCACGCTCAACGTCACCGGCACGCCCATCTACGCCCAGATCAAGCTCGACGGGCAGACCCAGTACGGTCAGACCTCCTCGGGTGAGTGGCGAGACCTGCACCTGACGACCTCCGGGGCGATGTTCCAGAACCTCAAGGTCAAAAAGAAGCACACCATCGAGGTGAATGCTCCGGGCTTCAAGTCCGACAAGGTCGAGCTGACCGAAGGTATGTGGACGGGCGGATCGAGCCCCTACAGCTACCAGAAGATGGTCTCGGTCAACCTGATCCCCGAGAGCGGCCAGCACCAGCTCGAGTTCGAGCAGCGTCTGGACACCTCGGACGTCGAAAACGAGTACTACGGCGAGATCACCATCAACTCGATGCCCGCCGGCGCCAAGGTCATGTTCAACAACAAGCCGCTGCTCGACAAAGAGGGCAACGAGCTGGTGACCCCGGTGACCTTCGACAAGTTCTGGGTCAAGGACGAGGAGAGCGGCAAGCTCGAAGAGAGCCAGGTCAACGTGGACACCCCGCCCGACCGCGGCCACAAGATCCAGTTGGCCCTGCCCGAAGAGAAGGGCGAGTACCCCAAGTACGTCACCGCGCTGCAGCGTCGCATGTGGACCTGCGAGTGGAAGGACGGCCAGCCCCCGGCCACCCCGCCGTCGGGCAAGACCTTCCGCGACCTGTGCAACTACAAGTACACCCTCGAGATGGACTTCAACGCGCTCAAGAGCTACATCGAGCGTCGTGAGGCCGAGAAGAAGCGCATCGAAGAGGAGAACGCCAAGCTTCGCGCCGAAGCGGCCGAAAAGGCCAAAGAGGCAGAAGGTGGTGGAGAATAATTAGAGAGATGCATGGATTGGGTTGTTGCAGCGCCCTCTACATGAGCATCTAAGGACATAAGGGCTGCGAGTCGCGACGAATAGGCGACTCGCGGCCCTTATTCTTTTGCGAGTCGCGCCAAACGGACGGCTCGCAACCCCTATGTCCTTAATTGCTTATTTAGCAGGCGCCACGCCCCTTCAAGGTATACAATGTCATTATTTTACAGAGTCATCGATCCCCAGACCGGCCACCCCACGCACGCCGTCGTGCGCGACGGCCGGTTTTGTCGTGTCGAGACGCCCTTCGAGGCGCTCGTCGATGTCGTTCATGGCGACCGAGAACTCGCCGTCGGCGACGAGTTGGGCCCCGAGGGTGAGCTCGAGGTGCTGGCTCCCGTGGCGCCCTCGAAGGTCGTGTGCATCGGGCTGAATTACCAGAAGCACGCCGAGGAGATGAACAAGACCATCCCCGACGAGCCGCTGATGTTCATGAAGCCGCCCACCGCGGTCATCGGCCCCGGCGACGCAATCGAATTGCCCGCCCAATCCGAGCTCGTCCACCACGAAGGCGAGCTGGCGGTGGTGATCGGAAAACGGTCAAAAAGGCTGGAACCCGAGGAATCTTCGGGGGTTATTCTCGGTTATACATGCGCCAATGACGTGACCGCTCGCGATATCCAGAGGCGCGAGAAGCGGTACACGCGAGGCAAGGGTTTCGACACCTTCTGCCCGCTGGGGCCCGCCGTGGCGACCGCCGACAATTTCCTGCCCGCCGAGCACACGCTGGTGTTGCAGGTCGACGGCCAAGAGCGGCAACGCAGCCAGTTGAACGACTTCATCTTCGGCATCGAGTATGTCGTGGCGTTCGTCAGCCAGGTGATGACTCTGGAGGCAGGCGACGTCATCCTGACCGGCACGCCCCACGGTGTGGGGCCGCTGGAGCCCGGCAATGTCGTCAGTGTTGAGATTGACGGCATTGGGCGGCTGGAGAATCCGGTCGAGTAGATTTGGCTGGAGAGTACGCCTTGCAGGGGCGTGACGCCCGCTACATAGGCAATTAAGGACATAGGGGCTGCGTTTTGCGACGCGTTCCAGGCTCGCTGATCTCGAATCTGAACCCGTGGGCGATTCGCAGCCCTCATGTCCTTAATTGCTTATGTAGAAGGCGCTGCAAAAACCGAGGCCTCCATTGCCCTTCACCGCACGAACATGGTACGTTTCCGCGACTTTTGATTTTGTCGTGATCCAATCTTCATCGGCCACGGTCGCCCCGTAGGGGCGGCTTTGGCGATCAGACGGTTTCTGATCAGGGAAATTTGATGACTCAGGAACAACCTCCCATTGTCTCGAGTGACGGCAGCAAACTCGAGCTCGACGACGAGCTCAAGCAGGCTGTCGCCGAAAGTAACGAATATACCGCCGACAACATCCAGGTCCTGGAGGGCTTGGAGGCCGTGCGCAAGCGCCCAGGCATGTATATCGGTGATACCGACGACGGCTCCGGCCTGCACCACATGGTCTTCGAGGTCGTCGACAACTCCATCGATGAGGCGCTGGCCGGCCACTGCGATACGGTGACCATCACCATTCGCGCCGACGATGTGATCACGATCGAGGACAACGGTCGCGGCATCCCGGTCGACGTGCACAAAAAGACGGGCAAGTCGGCCGCCGAGGTCATCATGACCGTGCTGCACGCCGGCGGTAAGTTCGACCAGAACTCCTACAAGGTCTCCGGTGGTCTGCACGGCGTCGGTGTCTCGGTCGTCAACGCCTTGAGCGAGTGGCTCAAGCTCGAGATCAAGCGCGACGGCAAGCTGTGGGCCCAGGAGTACAACCGCGGCGTGCCCAAGGAGCCGGTCCAGGAGATCGGCAAGGCCAAGACCACCGGCACCAAGATCACCTTCAAGCCGGACTCCACGATCTTCGAGGGCACCACGTTCAGCTACGACACGCTGTCGCAGCGTCTGCGCGAGCAGGCCTACCTGAACGCCGGCGTCAACATCACGATCATCGACGAGCGAGACGGCAAGCGCCACGACTTCAGCTTCGAAGGCGGCATCAACTCGTTCGTGAGCGACCTCAACAAGAACAAGCAGCCGCTCCACCCCGAGCCGATCCACATCCGGTCGGTCATCGAGGAGGAGGGCGTGCAGGTCGAGGTCAGCCTGCAGTGGAACGACTCGTACAACACCACGGTGTTCTGCTACACGAACAATATCCGCAACAAAGACGGCGGCAGCCACCTGTCGGGTCTGCGCGCCTCGCTCACGCGCACGGTCAACGCCTACGCGATCTCGAACGACCTGGTCAAAGAGACGCTCAACGGCGACGACATCCGCGAGGGCCTGACCTCGGTGCTGTCGGTCAAGATGCCCGACCCCAAATTCTCCAGCCAGACCAAGGAGAAGCTGGTCTCCAACGAGATCAAGGGCATGGTCGAGTCGGTGGTCAACGAGTACCTGGGCTACTTCCTCAACGAGAACCCGAACGCGGCCAAGACCATCGTCAACAAGGCGCTGGCGGCCAGCCGCGCCCGCGAGGCGGCCCGCAAGGCGCGCGAGATCGCGCGTAAGTCGGCGATGAACTCGGTGGGCAGCCTTCCCGGCAAGCTCGCCGACTGCCAGTCGCGCGACCCCGAGGAGAGCGAAATCTACATTGTTGAGGGTGATTCTGCAGGCGGCTCGGCCAAACAAGGCCGAGAGCGACGCTTCCAGGCCATCTTGCCGCTGCGCGGTAAGATCCTCAACGTCGAGAAGGCGCGCTTCGACAAGATGCTGTCCAACAACGAGATCGCGGCCATGATCTCGGCGTTCGGCTGCGGCATCGGCGACGAGCACTTCGACATGGACAAGCTGCGCTACCACAAGATCGTGCTCATGACTGACGCCGACGTCGACGGCGCGCACATCCGTACGCTGCTGTTGACGTTCTTCTACCGTCAGATGCCCGAGCTCATCGAGCGTGGCCACCTGTATATCGCCCAGCCGCCGCTGTACGGCGTCAAGCGAGGCCGCTCGATCACCTACATGAAAGACGAGAAGGCGCTCAACGACTTCCTCATCGAGCGCGTCAAGTCGAGCGTCAGCCTGCGCGGAAGCGCCGGCAAAGAGCTCGAGGGCGACGAGCTCGCCGAGTTCGTCGAGGAGCTGATCAACTACCGCAAGTTCGCCGACCGCATGAGCCGTCGCAACGACCGGCGCGTGATCAACGAGTTGGTGCGCACGCCGGTGACCGTCGAAGATCTCCAGGACGCCGAAGGCCTGCGCGAGACGATGGACGCGGTGCGCGAGAAGCTCTCCGAAGAGCACAAGAACGCGCGCTGGCACGCGCCGACCATCTCCGAGAGCCGCGAGTTCGACGACGTGTATCAGGCCACCTGGCACACCCGTGTATCGGGCGCGCTCGTGACCACCCGCGTCGACCGCGAGATGCTCACCAGCTTCGAGTACGAAGAGCTGGTGCGCATCTGGCAGAAGTTCCGCGAGCTGGGTGACAACGTCACCGTCGACGGACGCACCGAGCAGACCTACGAGAATATCGACGTGCTGCTCGACGCGGTGCTCGACGCCGGGCGCAAAGGCCAGTCGGTCCAGCGCTACAAGGGTCTGGGTGAGATGAACCCCGAGCAGCTGTGGGACACCACCATGGACCCGGACAGCCGCACCTTCCTGCAGGTGCGCATCGAGGACGCCATCGAGGCCGACGAGATGTTCACCGTGCTCATGGGTGACCAGGTCGAGCCGCGCCGCGAGTTCATCGAGTCCAACGCACTCGACGTCCGTAACTTGGATGTCTAACGGAGCCCATGGCTAACGTTCAACTTCTCGACACCAAAGGCGTCGACGAAGCCCTCCAAGGGGGCGACGTCGACGTCTTTCGTTATCAGCTCAATCGCCTCGGCTATACCCTCATCCTGGCCATCGGCGGGCTGATGCTCGCCGGCGCCGGCTTTATCTGGTGGCAGTACGGATTCAGCGAGAATCTGTGGACCGCCATCTTTGCCGGGCTCGTCGCAGGCGGGCTCGGCCTTTCTGTACATGCCGCTTATTGGTATGCGTTCGCCGGCACCCACTTTGTGGGCGTCACCGACGACAAACTCTTGGTCGGCCGCGAAGAAAAGGCCTGGTCGATCGACTGGTCGGTGCTCGACGTCGACGCGCTCGGCCTGCAGCGCATGAACGCTACGGCTGCCAAGGGCATGCTCGAAGTGCGCGTGGGCGGCGAAGAGATCAAAATTTATCTGTATAACCCTTACGTTTTCCTCGAAGACATCCAGGCGCTGATGTCCAGCCTGCTCGAGCGGTTGCAGTCGCAACAGCAAGCTGGAAACGAGGCGTTCGATGAGCAAGATGTTGTTGTAAGTGATTCGTAGTTTGACCGCTTCGAGAACGGTGTCACCATGCAGTCCCCCATCGATTTCCTTTCGCAAGTCGACGATATCCTCAAGGAGAAGACCTCCGACCTGATCTCGTTGCGGCGAGAGCTGCACGCCCATCCCGAGCTGAGCCACAAAGAGTACGAGACGACCTCGATGCTGGCGGCGACGCTCAAGGATATCGGGTTCGACGTGTACGTGCGCGAGGAGGGCACCGGCTTTTACGCCGACCTGATCCCCGAGGACTTCGACCCGGCCGTCGACCCGACGGTGGCCATCCGCACCGACATCGACGCCCTGCCGATCAAAGAGCTCAACGAGGTGCCCTACGCCTCGCAAAACGACGGGGTGATGCACGCCTGCGGCCACGACGTGCACATGACCGTGGCCACTGGCGCGGGCATGGCGATCAGTGAGATCCGCGAGCAGCTGACCGGACGGCTTCGCCTGCTGTACCAGCACGCCGAGGAGGTCTCTCCCGGCGGCGCGGTCGACATGGTCTCGTTCGGCGCCATCGAGGGCGTCGACGCCGTCCTGGCGCTGCACTGCGACCCCGAGCTCGAGGTCGGCCGCATCGGCGTGCGCGAGGGCAACCTGACGGCGGCCTTCGACAGCTTCTGCATCAAGATCATCGGCAAGAGCGGCCACGGCGCGCGGCCCCATCACTGCACCGACCCGGTGCGCGTGGCCACCCAGGTGGCCAACGCCCTGTACCAGATGACCAGCCAGTACTTCGACTCGCGCGACCCGGTCGTCTTGTCGCTGGGCTCCATCCACGCTGGCGACAGCCCCAACGTCATCCCCGAGGTGGCCACCATGCAGGGCACGCTGCGCACGCTCTCCAAGGAGTCGCGCGAGCGGCTCGAGCCGGTGCTCCAGAAGGTCGTCGGCGGCATCTGCATGGCCCACGGGGCGAACTTCGAGCTCGAGATCGAACACGGCGCCCCCTCGGTGGTCAACGACCCCAAGGTCATCGGCATCATCGAGCAGATCGGCCGCGACTTTCTGGGTGACGACGGCATCTACGAGATCCCGCTGCCGAGCATGGGCGGCGAGGACTTCTCCTACTACCTGCAGCACGCCCCCGGGGCGATGTTCCGCCTGGGCACCGCCGGGCCAGGCCCGCGCGCTCGCCACTTCTTGCACTCCTCGAAGTTCGACATCGACGAGCGCGCCATCGGCATCGGCTCGCGCATCCTGGCGCGATCGGCGCTCGAGGTGATGGCTCAGCTGTCCAACGGTGAGTTGGCGCTCGAGCGTCCGCGGCGCATGCCGATTCATGAGGGCATCGCCGAATAGGCCGCCTCTCCTTGCCCACTCGGCTATTCGTTGCTATATCTCCAGTCGTAAGTAAGTACATACTAACTTTGGCCTGGAGATCCTCATGAGCGACAAAGTCATCGTCACTTGCGCCCTCAACGGTGTGCTGACCAACCCGAAGACCCACCCGGTGCCGTACACGCCCGAGGAGATGGCCCAGAGCGCCAAAGAGGCCTACGACGCTGGCGCGGCCGTGGTGCATATCCACTTTCGCGAGCAGGCCATGGGTCGGATGCCCTCGTGGGATCCGGACCTGGCCGCCGAGTGCGTCGACGCCATCAAGGAGGCGGCGCCGGACATCATCGTCAACTCGACGACCGGCGTGATGGGCGATGATATCAGCGGGCCGCAGGGCGTGCTCGAGCGGGTCAAGCCGGAGATGGCGGCGATGAACTCGGGGTCGCTCAACTACCTCAAGGCGCGCAGCAACGGCGAGTGGGCCTGGCCGCCCATGCTCTTCGACAACCCGGTCAGCAAGGTCGAGCGCTTCCTCGAGGTGATGCGCGACAACGACATCATCCCCGAGTGCGAGTGCTTCGACACCGGGATCGTGCGCTCCATTTCGATGTTCGAGAAGGTCGGCATCCTCGACAAGCCCTACACCGTCTCGCTCGTGCAAGGCGTGGCCAGCGGCATGCCCGCGCGCACCGACCTGCTGCCCATCCTGGTCGACCTGCTCCCCGAGGGGGCGCACTGGCAGTCGATCGTCATCGGCCGCGACGAGGTCTGGGACATCCACCGCAAGACCGCCGAGCTGGGCGGTCACCTGCGCACCGGCGTCGAGGACACCTTCTATCTGCCCGACGGCGAGAAGGTCGCCGAGCACGGCAACGGCCGACTCATCGAGGCGATCGTCGCCATGGCCCGCGAGGTGGGCCGCGAGCC
It encodes:
- a CDS encoding helix-turn-helix transcriptional regulator encodes the protein MTDQLDRSTLLGLLKLRGELSEIGHTRVDVALEHLHQQLGRLLHTDYSLLIVHSFSPQLADEQPETLSPSIETTLLEAYGTDATQRTRIGRDWSESTPDVYDDPIVRMTAEGLGTRRTFRQVEDASCHRWRNSAVPDLWYATGMRSRLLTMVPIDESVEVTFGLDRPRSERPFTERDRQFLDLAFAHLTPLLRSFCQRRGLLPDQTSLTPRERDVLEFLLGPLSEKEIAHELGLSTSWLHEVVISIYRKFNVRSRAELMSQWL
- a CDS encoding fumarylacetoacetate hydrolase family protein; this translates as MSLFYRVIDPQTGHPTHAVVRDGRFCRVETPFEALVDVVHGDRELAVGDELGPEGELEVLAPVAPSKVVCIGLNYQKHAEEMNKTIPDEPLMFMKPPTAVIGPGDAIELPAQSELVHHEGELAVVIGKRSKRLEPEESSGVILGYTCANDVTARDIQRREKRYTRGKGFDTFCPLGPAVATADNFLPAEHTLVLQVDGQERQRSQLNDFIFGIEYVVAFVSQVMTLEAGDVILTGTPHGVGPLEPGNVVSVEIDGIGRLENPVE
- the gyrB gene encoding DNA topoisomerase (ATP-hydrolyzing) subunit B yields the protein MTQEQPPIVSSDGSKLELDDELKQAVAESNEYTADNIQVLEGLEAVRKRPGMYIGDTDDGSGLHHMVFEVVDNSIDEALAGHCDTVTITIRADDVITIEDNGRGIPVDVHKKTGKSAAEVIMTVLHAGGKFDQNSYKVSGGLHGVGVSVVNALSEWLKLEIKRDGKLWAQEYNRGVPKEPVQEIGKAKTTGTKITFKPDSTIFEGTTFSYDTLSQRLREQAYLNAGVNITIIDERDGKRHDFSFEGGINSFVSDLNKNKQPLHPEPIHIRSVIEEEGVQVEVSLQWNDSYNTTVFCYTNNIRNKDGGSHLSGLRASLTRTVNAYAISNDLVKETLNGDDIREGLTSVLSVKMPDPKFSSQTKEKLVSNEIKGMVESVVNEYLGYFLNENPNAAKTIVNKALAASRAREAARKAREIARKSAMNSVGSLPGKLADCQSRDPEESEIYIVEGDSAGGSAKQGRERRFQAILPLRGKILNVEKARFDKMLSNNEIAAMISAFGCGIGDEHFDMDKLRYHKIVLMTDADVDGAHIRTLLLTFFYRQMPELIERGHLYIAQPPLYGVKRGRSITYMKDEKALNDFLIERVKSSVSLRGSAGKELEGDELAEFVEELINYRKFADRMSRRNDRRVINELVRTPVTVEDLQDAEGLRETMDAVREKLSEEHKNARWHAPTISESREFDDVYQATWHTRVSGALVTTRVDREMLTSFEYEELVRIWQKFRELGDNVTVDGRTEQTYENIDVLLDAVLDAGRKGQSVQRYKGLGEMNPEQLWDTTMDPDSRTFLQVRIEDAIEADEMFTVLMGDQVEPRREFIESNALDVRNLDV
- a CDS encoding M20 metallopeptidase family protein — protein: MQSPIDFLSQVDDILKEKTSDLISLRRELHAHPELSHKEYETTSMLAATLKDIGFDVYVREEGTGFYADLIPEDFDPAVDPTVAIRTDIDALPIKELNEVPYASQNDGVMHACGHDVHMTVATGAGMAISEIREQLTGRLRLLYQHAEEVSPGGAVDMVSFGAIEGVDAVLALHCDPELEVGRIGVREGNLTAAFDSFCIKIIGKSGHGARPHHCTDPVRVATQVANALYQMTSQYFDSRDPVVLSLGSIHAGDSPNVIPEVATMQGTLRTLSKESRERLEPVLQKVVGGICMAHGANFELEIEHGAPSVVNDPKVIGIIEQIGRDFLGDDGIYEIPLPSMGGEDFSYYLQHAPGAMFRLGTAGPGPRARHFLHSSKFDIDERAIGIGSRILARSALEVMAQLSNGELALERPRRMPIHEGIAE
- a CDS encoding BKACE family enzyme, whose translation is MSDKVIVTCALNGVLTNPKTHPVPYTPEEMAQSAKEAYDAGAAVVHIHFREQAMGRMPSWDPDLAAECVDAIKEAAPDIIVNSTTGVMGDDISGPQGVLERVKPEMAAMNSGSLNYLKARSNGEWAWPPMLFDNPVSKVERFLEVMRDNDIIPECECFDTGIVRSISMFEKVGILDKPYTVSLVQGVASGMPARTDLLPILVDLLPEGAHWQSIVIGRDEVWDIHRKTAELGGHLRTGVEDTFYLPDGEKVAEHGNGRLIEAIVAMAREVGREPATPDEARQMIKA